From Pseudomonas fluorescens, one genomic window encodes:
- a CDS encoding YihY/virulence factor BrkB family protein has translation MIFPDLKGLPLHRVMMRTVTEFVDDEMSTYASALAYQMLFSLFPFILFLIALIGFLHLPDFFSWLRLQSELVLPPQALEQVNPVIDQLQQSKGGLLSVGIVIALWTASAGVRLMMSAMNAAYDVVEGRPVWKRFPLSIFYTVGIAGMLLIAAALMVLGPQVMEWIAAQIGMQEFIVTVWTILRWPVIVILLMIAVALIYYVMPDVKQEFRFITPGSVLAVVVWIIASLGFGFYVKTFANYNAMYGSIGAIIVLLLYFYISAAVLLLGAEMNAVIEHMSNEGKDPGEKVPGEHANEPKQHVSGLGRDHSLKPTSDEA, from the coding sequence ATGATTTTCCCCGATTTGAAAGGCTTGCCCCTGCATCGCGTGATGATGCGCACCGTCACCGAGTTTGTCGACGATGAAATGTCGACCTACGCCTCGGCACTGGCCTATCAGATGTTGTTCTCGCTGTTTCCTTTCATTCTGTTCCTGATCGCCCTGATCGGTTTCCTGCACCTGCCGGACTTTTTCTCCTGGCTGCGCCTGCAATCGGAACTGGTGTTGCCGCCGCAAGCCCTGGAACAGGTCAACCCGGTCATCGACCAGTTGCAGCAATCCAAGGGCGGGCTGCTCTCGGTGGGTATCGTCATCGCCCTGTGGACCGCCTCGGCCGGTGTGCGACTGATGATGAGTGCAATGAACGCCGCCTACGACGTGGTCGAAGGTCGCCCGGTGTGGAAGCGTTTCCCGCTGTCGATCTTCTATACCGTCGGCATTGCCGGCATGCTCCTGATCGCCGCCGCGCTGATGGTGCTGGGGCCGCAGGTGATGGAATGGATTGCCGCGCAAATTGGCATGCAGGAGTTTATCGTCACCGTCTGGACGATCTTGCGCTGGCCAGTGATCGTGATCCTGCTGATGATCGCGGTGGCGTTGATCTATTACGTGATGCCGGACGTGAAGCAGGAATTCCGCTTCATCACCCCGGGCTCGGTGCTGGCGGTGGTGGTGTGGATCATCGCGTCCCTGGGCTTTGGTTTCTACGTGAAGACCTTTGCCAACTACAACGCCATGTATGGCAGTATCGGTGCGATCATCGTGCTATTGCTGTACTTCTATATTTCCGCGGCGGTGCTGCTGCTCGGCGCTGAAATGAATGCGGTGATCGAACACATGTCGAACGAAGGCAAGGACCCGGGGGAAAAAGTCCCGGGTGAGCACGCAAACGAACCCAAACAACACGTTTCGGGATTGGGACGGGACCACTCGCTCAAACCGACCTCTGACGAAGCCTGA